The genome window CATCGGCCTCATTTACTGGAGCGTCGCCGAACCCATCAGCCATTACAAGAGTCCGCCGATCAGCGTGCCGCAAACGGAGACTGCCGCCGAGCAGGCCATGCAGTTGACCTTCTTCCACTGGGGACTGCACGCGTGGGCGATCTATTGCGTGGTGGGCATGGCGCTCGCCTACTTCGCGTTCCGCAAGGGACTGCCGCTCACCATCCGTTCCGCATTTTATCCGCTGCTCGGTGACCGGATTTACGGACCCTTCGGCCACGTGATCGACATCTTCTCCGTGGTCAGCACCATGTTCGGCGTGGCAACGTCACTCGGATTGGGAGCGATGCAGGTGAACTCCGGCCTGCACTTCATTGCAGGGGTGCCGCAGTCGGTGTGGGTGCAGGTGGGGCTGATCGCGTTCATCACCCTGATCGCCACGTTCTCCGTGATGCTCGGCCTGCACAAGGGCATCAGCCGCCTCAGCCATTTCAACCTGTGGGTGGCGGGAACGTTCCTCGTGTTCGTGCTGATCGCCGGACCGACGCTTTACATCTTCACCACCTTCGGCACCACGCTTGCCAACTACGCGCAGAATTTCCTGGTGCTGAGTGTCGCCAGCGAGACCCTGTTCGGCGTCGAATGGCGTTCGAATTGGACGACGTTTTACTGGGCGTGGTGGATCGCCTGGTCGCCGTTCGTCGGCATGTTCATCGCCCGCGTGTCGCGCGGCCGCACCATCCGCGAGTTCATTTTGGGCAGCCTGCTGGCTCCGTGCCTGGCGACGTTCGCGTGGCTCAGCGTGTTCGGCGGCACCGCCATTCACCTCGACCTGATCGAAGGCGGCGCCATCGCCGAAGCCGTGGACAAGAACGTGAGCACCGCTCTGTTCGTGCTGTTGCAGTCGCTACCCCTGGAGGCGATCACCGCCACCATCGCCACCGTTGTCATCATCACTTTCTTCGTCACCTCGTCCGACTCCGGCAGTTTTGTGATCGACATGATCACCGCCGGCGGCGACCCCGACCCGCCGAAGCTGCAACGCCTGTTCTGGGCCGTCACTGAGGGCGTCATCGCCATCGTTTTGTTGCTCGCGGGCGGGTTGAACGCGTTGCAGACCGCGGCCATCACCACCGGCCTGCCGTTTGCGATTGTGCTCATCGGTCTCATTTATGGACTGCGCATCGCGCTTCTCAACGAACGCCGCCAGCAAAAGCGCGAACAGGCCGTGCGCGAACAGGAAGCGTGATCCAGGCACTCTCACTGTAAAGAAAACTTCAATTTCAATTCATTTGAATTCCTACATCCACTCAGCAGGAACGCCCCTTAATTTCATCTGCAAAAACGCTTGCAGTTTCAGGCCGGGACTATACAATTTATCAGAACTCGATATCTGAACCGGCACGCCTCCACCATTTCCCATTGTGACGAAAGGACCCATTCATGGCAGAACTGAAGACCCACAAGGACATCGACGACGAGGCCGCGCGCCACATCCTGCGCACCGCCAGCACCAAGGCCCGCGAGTTGGAGGCGAAGATGAACATCGCCGTCGTCGGCGCGGATGGACATCTGAAAGCCTTCTTCCGCATGGACGGCGCGTGGATGGGGAGCATCGACATCTCCATCAAAAAAGCCCGGACCGCGCGTTACTTCAATATGCCCACCGGTGAGATCGGCAACGTCAGCCAGCCCGGCGGGTCGCTTTACCAGATCGAACACAGCAACGATGGCCTCATCACCTTTCCCGGCGGTGTGCCGCTGAAAACGAAAGACGGGGAAGTCGTCGGCGCCATCGGCGTGTCCGGCGACGTGGTGGAGAAGGATCACGAAGTCGCCTCCGCCGGCGCGCAGTATCTGCTGGATTGAAGCACAAAGGAATCCTGCATGCCCCGCGGGTTGGACGCCCCGCAGGCACGCCGTGTTGAGAAAAGTATAAACATGGACAGACGCATTCAGAAGGGGGTGCGGTCGCTGTTCAGTGCTTTTAAGTAGAAGGTAAGAAGGGGGACATTTTATGGAATCGCATTGGGGCTTGCCGGAAGGCAATCCGTGGTCCACGCCGTTTGCGCACGCGTTGCTGCACCACCTCGATCTGTTTCCCGGCGCGAAGGTGCTGGACGTCGCTGCGGGCGGCGGCATTCCCGCATTTTACATCGCCGATCAAGTCGGGCCGCAGGGCCATGTGCTGGCGGTGGACGTGCATCAAAGCCAGGTGTTGCGCTCGCGCAGCATGCAGGGGTCGCGCCTGCCCTGGCTGCAATTCGAAGTGGGCGACATGCGCCAGCTGCCGCCCGACCTGCCGAAGTTCGACCGCATCACCGGCAACATCGCCTTCATGTTTTTTCGTCCAGACCGCCCCACCGCGCTCAAGAACCTCGTGCGGTTTTTGAAACCCGGCGGGCAGATCGTCCTCACCTGGCCCACCCAGGGCACCTTCGATTCGTTGTGGCAGAGAGTGCGGCGGGAGATGGAATCGCGCCAGCTCGCCGTGGAACTCGAACGGTTTCAGGAATACCTCGACGAGCGGCCGTCCACGGACGACGCGAAGGGCTGGCTGTGCGAGCTGGGGATGGAAAAGGTGGAGACGGCGGAGTGGCCGCTGGAGATCGAGACCGGACCGGGCAAGGAGTTCCTCGGTCACCCGTTACTGCGGAGCGGGTTCCTCGACGACGTGTACGAATGCTTCGACGATCCGGCAAAGGCCGAGGAGTTCATGCAAACCATCGCCGCCGACCTCAACAGCTTCCTCCCCCTCACCGCGCAACGGGGCGTCTTGTCCGCGTGGGCCCCGGACGAAAAACGGTAGTCAGGGCATTGCGGGGTATCCGCGCCCGTTCTAGCTCAGTTCCACGCGCGGGCCGGTTTCTTGGGTTTTGGATTTCGTCACGATCAACCAGTACGCCAGCCCCAGGCAGAGCACCAGCACGCCGTACATCATCACTTCCTGGGTGTTGGTGGTGGACAGCGACAGGATGAGGATTTTGCGGATGATCGCCGCGATGGCCAGCGCGATGAACGCCTGCAGTGCGAAACTCCCTCCCTGCAGGCGCTTGATCTCTTCATGAATCAACTCGATGGCCGCCCACAGGATGAGCAGACTGCCGAGAGTCGTCAGGATGCCCGCTTCGATGGTCGTCTGGCCGGAAGCCAGCAGATAGACATCGTACCCGAACAACCCGATCGCCGCAAACGCCACCATCACCAGCGCACCCGCCAGCACGTAATTGAAATAGGAGCTGATCTTCTTCAAAAATCCGAGCAGGGCCTTTTCCAGAGGCGACAGCGACAGGTAGCGGCCCAGCTCGCCCTCGCGGTAGGAGCTGGAAAGCACGTCCAGGTTGATGTCGAGAATCCGTTCCATCGCCACGCGGCGCGGTTCGCGGTCCGCATCGTCCGCGTAGAACCTTTGAATGCGCTCCGTGGTGAACAGCCGCACGTAGTTGAACGCCGCGTTCACATAATGCGTCGGCAGGCCCAGCTTGACGTGCACGGCGCCCGCCTTGTAGAGCTTCTGGAAGTAGGCCATGTCGTAGTTGCCGTCGAACAGCGCCATGTACCACTGGCGGACCTGACTGCGGTGGCGTTTGAGCGTCGCATCGTTTTTCAGGAACTCGTGCGCGCGGCCGAACTTCCAGACGTGCGCGTAAAACCCATCCAGAAACTCATCGACGCAGGGCTGCATTTCCGACTTCATGCCGGACAGCAGTTTTTCATCCGTTTCCGTGAAATCGTAATTGGACTTAAAAGCCGCCGGCGTGTCTTTGGTGAGATCCATGGAGGTTGCCTTGAGTGTTTTGAATTAGAGCCTGCGGTTTCTTTAATCCCCCTTTGGGGGGGCAAGGGGGTTTTTCCTTTGCGTTCCCGGCTCCTCCCGGAGCCAGTTTCAATATTCCATCTTAAAGCATCCCACCCAAATAGGGAAATGGTTGGGGGGGGTAGATCAATGGAAAAGAGGAAAGGCTGGACTCAGACGAACGACTAGCTTTTTCACTTTATTATTACTCCTCAATGAGGCTGAGATTTGTGCCAAAATCGGCCAAAATTTATTTTAAATTGAAAAATTCGGTAAGTTGAAATAGATTTGGCAGGTCATCAAATTATAATTAGAAGAGGCGATATAAATAAGCTGTTATCCCAAAACTTAATACTTTCCCATTAGGTCCACGGTTCTAGTTTTCGAGATAGTTTGTCAAGCGGACTTGGCTTGTTTTATTCCTACGCCATTCTCAAGCGGACGGTGGCTATTATGAAATAATTAGGAGCACTATAAATACTAGCCATTAAAAACTACAAAAACAAACAGTATAGCTGAGGGGGAAGGCTCTATGAGAATATTTAGGATTACACCTTTTTTGATGTTAATAACCCTTTTTTTATCAAGCTGTGGAGTCAAGATAGTTCCAAAATCAAACTATCATAATGAACCAAAACATATTTCAAAGAAGAATTATATAATTGATCAAAAAACGGCGGCTTTTGTTGGCCAAGAAATGATAAGGGTAAAAGATTATTGGGTAAAAGAAGTAAAAGAAAATTTTATGTTAGCAAATAATCCATTTTCGATTACTGGGGGGATTGTCAAAATTTCAGGAGATCCAAATACCAAGTATGGGATTCAAGGGGAAACAAATATTAATGGAAAAAGGCTGACGGTATTGAAAGTTCCAGGTTCTCCCGCGGGTGCGTACGGATTGTTAGTTGAGCGCAATGGATCTCCACATAACCAAGTAATAAATATCCTTAACAATAATGTCGTTATATTTTATACGTTTTCAATTTCCCCATCGAACTTGAAATTTTTACAACCCATTAAGCAAATTGTTGATGGAGAAAGAGGCTTCATAAATTATGAGCTTGTATTTGGAGGAACAGACGGTAAATCAATTACTATAACATATAGGGAGTACACTGCAAATGACATGGCAAGGCCTGCTTTTTATCAAAACTTAGTTTACGATATTAACCAAAAAACAATTCGTTTTAGAGACACAGTAATTAAAGTTGATTCTGTTAGCAATGAGGAAATAATTTATACAGTCATAGCAGATGGTTTTAGATAATGAATATAAATAACTGATATTGCCAAAGAATATGTGTGAAGTGATGGTATTGTCGCGGTAGTTGTTGAGCGCGCTCGGCATGGAAAGGGTGAAGGCGGCCGAATGGCTGCTGGAGATTGAGACGGAACTGGGCAGCGAGTTTTTGGAACATTCCTTATTGTGCGGTGGGTTCCTGAACGACGTGTTCGAATGTGTCGACGATCCGGCCAAGGCGGAATATTTCATGAACCATCGCTACCGGCCTGGAAAGTTTCGCACTCCTCACCGCACAGCGCGGGGTGCTGAGCGGATGGAAGGCTTGATCCCTTCCCTTGAATGGGCGACTCTTTGCCAAGGAGGCCTTGTGATAAAAGGTTCGCAGAACCAGAACATAGATTCTTCGCTTCGCTCAGAATGACACACTGGGCTGAAACTGTCATTCTGAGGAGTCGCAGGCGACGAAGAATCTCTGTGTTCACTTTTCCAAGGTTTGCGGCAAGCTCCTCTTTGCAAGGGGCGCTCACGGAGTGGCGGGCTGGGTGAGGGCCAGGGAAAACCTTATTCCGGAAGAGAATGCTCCACCGCCTGGCGGATGTATTTTTGATACGGGATACCCTGCCGCTTCGCTTCCTTGCGCACCGCTTCCAGCAGTTTTTCCGGGAAGCGGATGTTCACCTTTTGGGTTTTCGGCTGGAACTCGAAAGACACCTTCTGGAAGTTTTTGAGGTCCAGGTAATCCGTCACATCCTTTTCCAGAAACTCTTCCGCTTCCTTGTCGCTTTTAAGTTTCGGAACTTTCTTCTTCATATCTCTGCGCTTCCTTCTTGTGCATGTAACGGGCGCTGATTGGGCGGATCAACCGTTCTCCCGCCTTCTCGCGGAAGGCGAACACCACGAGCATCGGTTTGCCATTTGGCGACCGGCCCACGGCCAGGTAACGAGTTTCCTGCTGGGAAGGGTCCAAAGCTGGCGCAACGTACAGCGCCTCCTGCTTGAAGAACCCCTCGATTTCCAAAAGGTCCAGCCCGTGCTTGCGGCATTTGTTGCGGTTGCCCGTGTCCCAGTCGAACCCCAAAACCGTCAGATTCATGATGCTTTAAATGATGACATTTGTATGGACAAATGTCAATCAGATTGAAACCCGGGATTGGGAAGGGTGAGGGTGGTTTGTTGTTTGGTGATGTTTAGGGGGGAGGCGTGGCGGGCTCTTGAATGACGTGTACGAATGTTTTGAGGATCAGGTCAAGGCTAAAGGGATATTTAAAAGATGCAAGCGTTAGAAAATGATTCTAGATGAGTGAGGAATTTAGAAAATTTGGAGTACCTTTCCTCAATGTTTGTATCTGTGCGATTGTATGGGTCAAAAAAATACCCGTCACCGAGGACTGCACCCGGCGCTGTAATATCCTTAAATGGGTACTTTCCTGTGCCAAATATGCCGAGTTTTTTAAACCGGTCAACTCCAGATGAAAAAAGTTCTTGAATATACGCATCCTCTTTAAATGAAGCCACGGCTTCGTCAGTAATAAGTTTTAGTTCTTGCTCAACTGAGTTTTCCATTTCACTTATTGTGATCCCATGTTCATCAAATAATTTAGTAATTAATTCTTCAATATTATTTGAAGTTGCTTCTAATGGTTTTGTTTTAATCCTCAACAGATCAGTAAGAAAATAGAATAGTGCGGCTCTATCGTTATGCTCAAGAGCAATTTTCATTTTTGAGAGGGTAGGGTCATCAGGTTCATAAATTTTTTCTAATGAAAATTTACGAAAGGCATGGCTAGGGAAATTAAAACACAAGTGAGCTAAGGTTGCTGATATTTTATAAGCCTCTATGGAATCTGTTGTGCCAATCGAGTTGGCTAATTTATGAGCTGCAATGCTGTATTCAGTCAAGTCAGGGCTGTAAAGCCTTTTTAAAAATTTCTCCTGATTAAGAGGAATTTCCACTGATTTTTCGTCATCTGATAAAAAAGAATTTATTAAATCAATCTCAGCGAGTATTTCTTGGTTAGTAGAAGAAGCTTCAAAGAGAGAGCAAAGTGAAAAAGGTTGTCTTGCTATTAACTCATCATGTTTGTTTAAAAAACTTGTAAAGAATATTGGATATTCTGATAGTTCGCCCTCTTTGTTAAAAAGTTGGCCTGCAGTGCAAGTGTATTTCCAGGGTCTAGATGAATCAACGTCGAACTTTGTTGAATAGTACTCAGGAAATTTAATTTTGTTTATTTCATTAAAGAGTAAATTTTTTTTGTAAAATTCCTTTGTGTTCTCATTGGTGATTTTGTAAAAACAATAATAAACCTTATAAAGAAATTGAAACCCAAACAATGTAGAGGTGTAATCCACCCAGTGAGCTTGTTCGTGTGCAAGTAAAGGTAGAACTTTTTTAAAAACCGGGTATTTATTATTGGGGTGAGGGTTTGATAGGGCTTCAACGTCACATTTTTCTATAATATTTAATTCTATTGCTTGACTAAAAATATCATAAGACCCCTCTGAAATTGAATTCGGAAGTTTATTTGGTTGGCTAGAGGAAAATAATTGATGGCAAAATGCATCGTCCAATTTGATTAGTTTAAAGTCCATTTGATGTTTTTAATTCCGCCGGCTAATTCAAGTTACTAAATTTATGCGCAATAAGGTTTTAAAAATTAAAAGCCGGTGAGAGGACTCGAACCCCCGACCCACTGATTACAAATCAGTTGCTCTACCACCTGAGCTACACCGGCATGTTTGGCTGGATTTCAGGGAAGATCAGAAACTTCCGCCTGCACGTTCCCCGCCAAGTATATCCCAACCTGAGAAATTTTAAAGCCCTGTCCGCGACTTCCCTCCCCCGCGCACCCAAACCGGCCGGTTCCCACAGCCTCGATGGGTTTGTAATGATCCGCGTCAATGCGCCAATTCGGGGTTCATCCACAAGGCGACGCCGATGACGATCAGGGCGATTGCGATGGCGAAGAAGAATCCCGTGTGGATGAAGATGTGGAACCAGCGCGGTTCCTTGTATGTGAGGTAGCGGAAGAACTTTTTCTTTTGCGGCGGGCGCGGCGATCCGGTTTGCGATTGCGTGTTATGCGTGATGTCGGCCATGAAAACCTCCTTTGTGGGTTCGTTCCTCATCTTAATAAAATAGGAACTCTTCCCGAAGCATCGCCACTTTTTTTGAGGGAAAGTGAGCCTTCAAAAAGTAGAATGTCCAAGCCGAAGATCAACTGGGCCACAAAAAGACCTCAGTCCCAACAAGAAGAGGGAAGTCTTCTTTTTGGATTGGTGTTTTTTATTTTAATAGGAGTGCTTGGTTATTACATATTCAGCCCCAAAACCTACAAGAGCACAATTCCGGGGATGTCGGATGCTAGGTATAATCAATGCATTCAACTTGGTAAGGAGGTAATGGAAGCGCGGGATAAAGCCGAGGGAGGGGGATCAAGGTCAGCTAGGGAAAGTCAGAAAATCTGGCAGAGAAAATATGATCAATGGGCGAGACTTTGTAGCATGAAGACTTTGCATGATGAAGGGTATGACCTAAATGGTCTTCCAAGTTCTCCCCTTGATTGGGCTGATTTAGGAAAGTAGCAGTGCAATTAATTGCAATGAGATGGACCTGTGTAATGCAGGGTAATTTCTTCAGATCAGCATTCTAATGAGCCTATATAGAAAACGTCCTTTCCTGATTTAATAAAAAGTGTAACCGGTACTTATTATGTTGCGTTTAAGCTCTCACCCGAAGAAACCCTCAATTTAGCAAGGAAAAGCTTAAATCTCATCTACTCCAGAAGGGGATTGGGTCGAATTTCTGGGCCGTGAGTTGGGCGGTCTCAGTGAAGATGAATCCTGTTATGAAGACGGAAAGCTCAAGTACGAGCGGGTTGCCGAAACCCAATTATTTTGGCAAGGTATAAGGCGGGTTCAGGAAGGGGCCGATCAAGATACAATTACCCTGATGTGCGCCGAGAAGGAACCGCTGAATTGTCACCGAGCCATTCTGGTTTCCCGCCATCTGGAATCCCAAGGGCTCCAGGTCCAGCACATCCTTGAGGATGGGGGCACTGGATGATCATTCTGAGGCAATTGGCCGTTTGATCCGTCAACTCAAATTGCCCAAACCAGATATGTTCCTGTCGCAGGAGGACATCATCAGAGAGGCCTACCGGATTCAAGGAGACCGTGGAGCTTTTAAGAAGTAGCTTCTAGAAATCCGTATGTGGCGGGGATGGAATTGCAATCAATTGCAAACGCTGAT of Nitrospina watsonii contains these proteins:
- a CDS encoding BCCT family transporter — its product is MKHEIPTRPLWFFTRTNPPVFISAAALMFLFILYGTLFTEAAQDVFAAVQTFITARFSWVFTITTCLLLFFAFFLLFSPYGKIRLGKDEDRPEFSFATWFAMLFSAGMGIGLIYWSVAEPISHYKSPPISVPQTETAAEQAMQLTFFHWGLHAWAIYCVVGMALAYFAFRKGLPLTIRSAFYPLLGDRIYGPFGHVIDIFSVVSTMFGVATSLGLGAMQVNSGLHFIAGVPQSVWVQVGLIAFITLIATFSVMLGLHKGISRLSHFNLWVAGTFLVFVLIAGPTLYIFTTFGTTLANYAQNFLVLSVASETLFGVEWRSNWTTFYWAWWIAWSPFVGMFIARVSRGRTIREFILGSLLAPCLATFAWLSVFGGTAIHLDLIEGGAIAEAVDKNVSTALFVLLQSLPLEAITATIATVVIITFFVTSSDSGSFVIDMITAGGDPDPPKLQRLFWAVTEGVIAIVLLLAGGLNALQTAAITTGLPFAIVLIGLIYGLRIALLNERRQQKREQAVREQEA
- a CDS encoding GlcG/HbpS family heme-binding protein, with product MAELKTHKDIDDEAARHILRTASTKARELEAKMNIAVVGADGHLKAFFRMDGAWMGSIDISIKKARTARYFNMPTGEIGNVSQPGGSLYQIEHSNDGLITFPGGVPLKTKDGEVVGAIGVSGDVVEKDHEVASAGAQYLLD
- a CDS encoding class I SAM-dependent methyltransferase codes for the protein MESHWGLPEGNPWSTPFAHALLHHLDLFPGAKVLDVAAGGGIPAFYIADQVGPQGHVLAVDVHQSQVLRSRSMQGSRLPWLQFEVGDMRQLPPDLPKFDRITGNIAFMFFRPDRPTALKNLVRFLKPGGQIVLTWPTQGTFDSLWQRVRREMESRQLAVELERFQEYLDERPSTDDAKGWLCELGMEKVETAEWPLEIETGPGKEFLGHPLLRSGFLDDVYECFDDPAKAEEFMQTIAADLNSFLPLTAQRGVLSAWAPDEKR
- a CDS encoding phosphate-starvation-inducible PsiE family protein, translating into MDLTKDTPAAFKSNYDFTETDEKLLSGMKSEMQPCVDEFLDGFYAHVWKFGRAHEFLKNDATLKRHRSQVRQWYMALFDGNYDMAYFQKLYKAGAVHVKLGLPTHYVNAAFNYVRLFTTERIQRFYADDADREPRRVAMERILDINLDVLSSSYREGELGRYLSLSPLEKALLGFLKKISSYFNYVLAGALVMVAFAAIGLFGYDVYLLASGQTTIEAGILTTLGSLLILWAAIELIHEEIKRLQGGSFALQAFIALAIAAIIRKILILSLSTTNTQEVMMYGVLVLCLGLAYWLIVTKSKTQETGPRVELS
- a CDS encoding CopG family antitoxin; this encodes MKKKVPKLKSDKEAEEFLEKDVTDYLDLKNFQKVSFEFQPKTQKVNIRFPEKLLEAVRKEAKRQGIPYQKYIRQAVEHSLPE
- a CDS encoding BrnT family toxin, which produces MNLTVLGFDWDTGNRNKCRKHGLDLLEIEGFFKQEALYVAPALDPSQQETRYLAVGRSPNGKPMLVVFAFREKAGERLIRPISARYMHKKEAQRYEEESSET
- a CDS encoding DUF488 domain-containing protein, with the translated sequence MGGLSEDESCYEDGKLKYERVAETQLFWQGIRRVQEGADQDTITLMCAEKEPLNCHRAILVSRHLESQGLQVQHILEDGGTG